The genomic interval CCAAGAGGGATTAGTAACAATCGCTATTGCTTCTCATACGGTTTAATTAATCGGTATAACGTTCGAACGACAGGAAGATCAACACCCTTTTCTTTCGCAAGCCTCAAGGCTCCACCTTGCAAGCTCTCTACTTCAAGCGGCAACCCTTTTCTAAAATCCTGATGCATCGAAGATGTTGCATTTTCAGGTAAATGAAATGCTTTTTCTACCGTGTCTTCGCTAAATTTAGAACCTAAATCAATTCCGTAGGCCGCAGCCAGCTTCTGCATCTCTTCTGCTGTCTCACGGTATAACGCCAGTGTTTCCGGTACTTCACGTATCGCGCCGATCTCAAGCCGGGTTGCTGTGGTCACCCCTGAATACGCTGTAATAAAAGCATATTTATTCCAAATTTGTTTAAGAATATCTTCTGTGTATGTCACATTCATATTCGCTTTTTCCATCAAAGTGTTTGCTTTGTCACACACTTCTTTTTGCTCTTTCTCAAGCGGGCCGAAAACGATGTCATGCTGGTTGCTCGTATGAATAATATAGCCGTTTTCATCCAAAGTAGTAATGATAAAGCATAAACCTCCAACCACGGCACTTCGCCCAAACTTTTGTTGCAAGATTTCGTAATGCTCCATCCCGTTTAATAACGGCAAAATCTTTGCTCCTTTACTCACAAGCTGTTCAAGTTGAAGCAAGACACCATCGAGATGGTAGCCTTTCACAGCCACTATAACAAGATCACTGGATGAGATGTTTGATGCGTCACTTTCAAGTGAAACATGATGAAGGATAGTGTCGCCTTTTACACTCATTACTTTGAAGCCATTTTCTTCAATTTGCTTTTTTCGCTTTTCACGAACGAGAAACGTAACCTTTGCTCCAGCCTCTTGCAAACGTGCGCCGAAATATCCCCCGACTGCCCCAGCTCCAATAACAGTGATATTCATATGTAAACATCCTTTCATACTCTTTCTCTTCTAAGCGTATGAAAACGTTTTATTAATGTCAATCGTCCGATTCCGGTTGGTTTCAATTGTTTGTGTAAAAAATAGAAATGAGGGTAAAACAATGTTAAGATATTAAACGGCCGGTTTAAAACAAAGATTAAAAAAGGAGGAGAAAAAATGGGTTCTCATACAGTGGCAGCTGTATGGCAAAACCTGTGGAAGCAGCATCAAGCGATTAAAAACATGCTTCTCTTTGCTGTAACAGGTGATGGCCAATCTTTTAAATCGGGGAAAACGCAAAAAATTGAAAAACAAAAGGACGGCTCAGATCCGCCAAATTTCTATACGAGACGGCAATTAATCGGACTTATACTTGGACCGCTTTTATTTTTAATCACACTTCTTTTCATTTCACCTGAAGGAATGCCGAAAGAAGCCCAAGCCGTTCTTGCAAGTACATTGTGGATTGCGACATGGTGGATTACAGAAGCAATTCCAATTCCTGCAACATCATTGCTTCCAATCATTCTTTTTCCAATCACCGGAGCTTTAGATAGTAAAACAACTACCTCCTCTTATGGCGACGACACCATTTTCCTATTTATGGGGGGCTTTATTATCGCTCTTGCAATGGAACGCTGGCACTTACATAAACGAATCGCCCTT from Pueribacillus theae carries:
- a CDS encoding ketopantoate reductase family protein — its product is MNITVIGAGAVGGYFGARLQEAGAKVTFLVREKRKKQIEENGFKVMSVKGDTILHHVSLESDASNISSSDLVIVAVKGYHLDGVLLQLEQLVSKGAKILPLLNGMEHYEILQQKFGRSAVVGGLCFIITTLDENGYIIHTSNQHDIVFGPLEKEQKEVCDKANTLMEKANMNVTYTEDILKQIWNKYAFITAYSGVTTATRLEIGAIREVPETLALYRETAEEMQKLAAAYGIDLGSKFSEDTVEKAFHLPENATSSMHQDFRKGLPLEVESLQGGALRLAKEKGVDLPVVRTLYRLIKPYEKQ